In the Saccharococcus thermophilus genome, TTCATCCACGGCATACATATGTACAAAGGTTTGTGAAATGGAAGGAAAAACGCTATTTATTTCCTTATTAATGATTTCTTTTGGCAACTTACTTAGATGTTCCATAAGTTGTTTGTTTGCCCACGAGTGATAATAAAAAAATCGCAATGTTAACTTTTTCATTTTTTATCCCCCCTAATTTTTGCGATATACAACAATTCACTTAATTTTACGAAATTTCCTGCTACATATCCCTATTATTTTGCTCAAGTAAAACTGCCTGTAGCAGCTTATCTCTAGAGGAGATATAAAAAAAGCGGAGATAAATATGCAAAAGGTGCCCCAAGACTACGGTTGGGACACCTTTCCTTGTTCTTATGTTAATTTTGCGCTTCCACGCTTACTTCCGCTGTTATAATCAATGCTATAGATGCAGTAATCACAATCCCCATCACCATGGCGAACATCCCTTGTTCCCTCCTTGTCATTCTTCATCTTTATTTTACACGAAGGAACAAGCGATTTCTTCGCATGGTTTTGAACAATTTATGAAACTCCATCGCAAAACGCGCAACATGTTCGTAAACCGCTTTTCGGCAAAATAGTCAAAAACCTGCCTCTCCAGCAAGAAGAGGCAGGTTTATTCTTCCGCTTCCCGCAATAAGCGGATATATTTGACCGCACGTTGAAAAAAGTAAAACGCGCCTATTAACAATATCACAATGAAATAAAGCAAATACACCTTTTTCTCCGGTGCAGCCGTAGGAAGAAGCGTGCCAATATACAAAAAGACACTTACCGCCAGCAATACACCGGCAAACATTTTATAATCGGCCGCTTTTTCCTTCCACTCTTTCTTTTGCCGTTCCATCGTTATCCCCCTCTCCATCCTTAACTGTACCATAGTGGATGGAATCGGTGGGGATGTAATTTTAACCATGCAATGCTTGTGCTAAATCTTCGATTAAATCTTCCACATCTTCCAAGCCAACAGAAATGCGGATCAGCCCATCGGTAATTCCTAATTGTTCGCGGCGTTCTTTCGGAATGGATGCATGCGTCATTTTCGCCGGCAGCGAAATTAAGCTTTCGACTGCCCCCAAGCTTTCCGCGAGTGTAAAATAGCGGACGCGGTTTAACACTTGATCGGCTTTCTCCGCGCTTCCGACATCAAAGGAGACCATGCCGCCGAAACCGCGCATTTGTTTTTTGGCAATCTCATAGTTTGGATGTGTTTCCAATCCTGGATAATACACTTTTTGGACCGCTGGATGGTTCGCTAAAAATTCAACGATTTTTCTCGTGTTTTCTTCATGCTCCTCCATGCGCACGCCAAGCGTCTTGATGCCGCGCATAAGCAGCCATGAATCGTGCGGGCCTAGAATTCCTCCGGTAGAGTTTTGAATGAAATGTAGTTTTTCTGCCAACTCTTCCGAATTGACAACCGCTAAACCAGCGACAACATCGCTGTGGCCGCCTAAATATTTCGTCGCGCTATGGACAACAATGTCGGCGCCAAGGGCAAGCGGCGTTTGCCAATACGGGGTGCTGAACGTGTTATCGACGATCGTAAGCAAGCCATGCTCCTTGGCGATGGCGGAAGCAGCCTGAATGTCCGTAATTTTTAAAAGCGGATTGGTTGGCGTTTCAATGTAAAGGGCTTTCGTATTTGGCTGGATATGTTTTTCAATATTTGCAAGGTTGCTCGTATCGATAAACGTTGCTTGGATTCCTAGACGGTTGAGCACTTTCGTCATGACGCGATAGGTGCCGCCATACACATCGTCCGTTAAAATGACGTGATCCCCGCTGTTAAATAACATCATGACCGCTGTGATCGCCGCCATTCCGGAGCCAAACGCAAATCCAGCATAACCTTCCTCTAAATCTTTAATAAGTTCTTCGAGTGCATGACGGGTCGGGTTGCCGGTACGCGAATATTCAAAGCCTTTATGGCCGCCAATTCCTTCTTGTTTATACGTGCTGACTTGATAAATCGGAACAGAAACCGCTCCCGTATGCGGATCGCCTGAGATGCCACCGTGAATGAGTTTCGTTTTTCGTCTCATTTAAATCCCACCTTCATAAATATTTTTACTTAAATATCGCTCGCTGCTGTCAGGAAAAACAACAACAATATTCGTTCCCGGTTTCGCCTTTTCCGCCTCCAGCAATGCGGCATGAAACGCAGCGCCTGAAGAGCTCCCGACAAGCAGCCCTTCTTTTTTGGCAAGTTCTTTTACCCGCTTAAACGCATCTTCATCGCTAATCGTATGAATCGCATCAAAATAACTTCGGTCCATATAATCCGGCAAAAATTCCATTCCGATTCCTTCCGTTTTATGCGGTCCTGGCTCCCCGCCGTTTAAAATTGATCCTTCCGGCTCGACAATCACCGTTTTAATCTTTGGATTTTTCTCTTTCAAAAACGTCGCCGTCCCCATAAACGTTCCGCCCGAACCGGCTCCGGCGACAAATACATCGATTTGTCCGTCAAGGTCTTCCCACAATTCCGGACCGAGCGTTTTATAATATGTTCTTGGATTGGCAGGGTTGGCAAACTGCTGTGGGCAATAAGCATTTGGAATTTCCCGGGCAAGCTCTTGCGCCTTGCGGATCGCTCCTTGCATTCCTTCGCTTGTTGGCGTATGAATAATCGTCGCGCCGAGCGCTTTCATGATTTGCTGCTTTTCGATACTGAATTTCTCCGGAACGCAAAAAATCACGTTGATGTTTTTGCCAATCGCCGCCAGCGCCAGCCCAATACCGGTATTTCCTGCCGTCGGCTCAATGATCGTTCCGCCTTCTTTTAGCTTTCCTGTTTCTAACGCGTCGCGCAATAACTCTTGGCCAAGCCGGTCTTTAATGCTTCCTCCCGGGTTGAAATATTCCAATTTCGCAAATACGCGAACACCTTCCGGCAGCGAAAATTGCGTAATTTCCACAACTGGCGTATGTCCAATCAGCTCGTGCACATTTTTGGCCACTCGCATTCTTGTCACTCCATTTCTACAAACATAGAAAGAGGAAGGGACGCCTTCCTCGTTTATTTTTGCAATAATGACAGCATCGATACGACTAAGTCTGCGGAATGTTTCGCCGCCGTATCTAAAAATTGTTCAAATGATACATCCGATTCTTTTCCGGCAATGTCAGAGAGTGCACGAATAATGACAAACGGCACGGCAAATTGTGTGCATACTTGGGCAATCGCCGCCGCTTCCATCTCGACAGCGCAAAGTTCTGGAAACTTGCCGCGGACAAACTCAACACGCGCCGGGTCGTTCATAAATGAGTCACCGGTGGCGATGAGTCCCGTCACGACTTGTACACCGTTAATTTGCTGTGCAGCGCGTTTGGCAATGTCTATTAATGTTTGATCCGCTTGATAACGCGCCGGCATTCCCGGCACTTGCCCATACTCATAGCCAAAAGCCGTCACATCGACATCATGATGCACGACTTCACTGGAAATAACGATGTCGCCAACGTTCAACGTCGCTAAAAATCCTCCCGCTGAGCCGGTATTAATGACGTAATTCGGACGGAACCGTTCCAGCAAAATCGCCGTTGCCATTGCCGCATTTACCTTGCCGATGCCCGATTTCAATAAAATGACATCGATGCCGTTAAGCCGGCCCGTCGAAAATTCGCAATTGGCGATGACCGTTTCTTCCCGTCCCTCCATTTGGTCCCGTAAAATGGTTACTTCCTCTTCCATTGCCCCTATAATCGCTACTTTCATGTTTCTCCCTCTTTCTATTTTTCCTGTTTCACTGCTTCCATCACCCATACAAATGCATTTTTTTGTGTAAATGTGACGGAAAAGCCGTGTTCTGTAAATAGTTTCGTCAATACGTCCAAGGTTGTATAATACTCGCGTTCGAGGTCGTCGGCCAAGTTATGGAAACCGCGCGCTCTTGCCTCCTGTACGGCTCGCTGAAACGACTGTTTGTCACGAAACGCCGTGTCAGCAAACACTATTTTATCACCTTTTTTCAATAACTCGCCATACTTAGCAATCGCTTCTCCTTTTTCCTCATCGGTAAGATGGTGAAAAGCATATGTGCTGACAATCGTATCGACCGGCTCCGGAGGGAGTGGAAACTGCAAAAAGTCCCCGTCCACAATCGCCACATGCGCCCCTAGCTTTTCTTGCGCTTTTTTCCGCATCGGTTCAGACGGCTCAATACCGTATACCGTTTTTCCTTGTTCCAACAACTTTTTCGTTAAATTTCCCGTGCCGACGCCGAATTCGAGCACGACATTCCCCGCTTTGTCGGCGACTGTATTTAAAATATCGTCATAATTCGCAAACACTTCACGGTATTCTTCATCATATCCTTCGACAAATTGGTCATATGAATCCGCCCATTCTTCAAATAAATCAAGAAACTCTCTGCCCATGATGTCACGCTCCATAATTTTTATAATTCCTATAAATATAGTATGTTTTTGCCTCAAATCTGTTCTCAATGTATCATAAGTTTTTATTTTCTTCAACGATAAAATTATTTTCGCTTTACATAGACAAAGAAACCCAGCTTGCGCCAAAAATCGCAAATGTTTTCTGTGCTTCTGAATAGATGATAGCGCAAAAATCTGCTACACTTGGCGATGAAAGGAGGATGGAACCATGAACATTTCTCTCGATCTCATTGAAGATAAAATCGAATTTTTTGAAGCTGACGATTTGCAGACGCTCGAGAAAAAAATTAACGAACAAATCGAACATAATAAGGCGCTTTTGCTTCACGTTCACCACGTTTCCCACCAAATGCATGTAGCGGAAAACGGCAAACGGTTTTACAGCGCTGTCGTCCACTTTAAAGCAAAAAAATAGGCGGATTTCCATAAACATAGGAAATCCGCTACCTTCTTAGCTTTTGCACTTTCGTCGGTTTCCAGCCTTGATTTTCGACCCATTCGATATATACCTTGTATCGTTGTGTTCGATCTTTCGTAGAAATGGTGGCCACCGCTTTGTTCGGTCCGTTATTGCCGATAAACCACACGATCATATCCGATTGGGAAAGGCCGGTCGCGTAACTAACCGCGTCGAGCATTTCCTTCCAATCCACCGAATCTTCTTTAAATTGGGTGACATGCGGCTCCGACTGTGTCGTGCCAATCGGTTGCCATGCCGGATTCACGATTTCTTTCTCGATGTTGGAACCAGGGGGGCCTGGCGTTTCGATCACTTTTTGTTTCGCTTCATCGCTATTATTCGCTTCATCACCATTATCTGATGGATTGCTTTCTTTCTCTTGCTGTTTATTGCCAATTTCTACTTCCACTTTTTTCTCGTTGTCGCCTTTTTTCTTACTGTTGCCTTTTTTTGCTTCTGTTTTTACCGGGGCGTCAGCTGCCTCGCTGCCTGACCCGCCGCCGGAGAACAGATTCCAGGCAACGACGACAATCAGCAAGATGACTACAGCAATGGCTGTATTGAGAATGCGATTGATTTTCCGGCGCTTTGCCCGTTGTGCGAAACGCGGTCCAATTTCTTTTGCCAACCGTTGACAACCTCCCTCATTTAGCTGCTTCTATTGTATCATGGCGACCCTTTCTAATAAACTGTTTCGTCGTTATTCCGATTTTTTGTCCTGTTTGTCAAACTCATATATTTTTTGTACGAGATCGAAAAAGATATCGTTCGTTACCGTCCGTGAACTGTGGCAGTCCAGCTCGACGACGACAAGCGCGTATTTCGGGGCATCGGCAGGGAAATAGCCAGCAAACCATTTATTCACAAGTTCTTCATTGGCAAGTTTTTTTCCGGTTTCTGCCGTACCCGATTTTCCGGCAACCGCATACGGAAGCGATTGAAAGCGCCGTCCCGTCCCCTTTTCATCCGTCACTACTTTTCGCAATAGCTCCTGCAATCGATGAGCGGTATGCGGCGAAATTGGCTGTTCTTCGGAAATCGGCTTCTGCGGGAATGTAAAAAAGGTGGTGCCGTTTTTATATAAAATTTCGCTTACCGCCCTTACTTGCCTTGCCTCCCCATTGCGGGCGATCGTTGCCATCATGTTGGCCACTGCCAGCGGCGATACACGCACGTCTTTTTGTCCAATCGATGTTTGCGCAACGGCAAGTGGAACACGTTTATCGCGCTCATCATGCCATATCGTTCCTTTCCGTTCCTCCGGAAATTGTTTAAAATCCTTTTCATGGTAGACATCTCCTTGCCATCCGGCGAGCGGATATAAACCCAATTTTTTCGCATACGTTTCTAAAATGTCCGGTTCTTGCTCGACAAGCTTTTTGCCAAGCGTCGCAAACGCATTGTTGCAGCTGACAGCAAAACTCTCTTCAAAACCTAGCGTTCCGTAATCATGATTTCGGTCCGGTGTGATGCCATCAATTTTTTTGCTGCAATCAAACGTTGTTGTTGACGAAACTATCCCTTTTTCCAACGCAGCGGCGGCAACGACTGTCTTAAATACGGAGCCCGGGATTTGTGGCAACACCATCTGGTTTTCCGCGCCGTGGTTTTTATATGGGTCGCTTGGATCCATATCAGGACGGCTGACCATCGCAAGAACGCTGTTTGTTGGAATATCTAATAATACAATGCCACCTTTTTTTAAATGGTGCTCATCAACGACCGTTTCGGCAATTTTTTGCAAATCGCGGTCTATCGTCGTTTTTACAGAAACAGGATAAAATGGGTTGCTTGGGTCACTATACTTGACATCAAGGCCAAATAAAGGACCGCCTGTCGCATCAACATGATACAACAGCTTTGTTTCTCCTTCCGGAATTAAAAATTCATCAAATGCCTTTTGCAAGCCTTGAACGCCTACTTCCGTATGCGGAGAAAGATGGCGTTCCGGGTAGCGGGAATGTAAAAGGCTGCTGTCCGCGCGGGTAAATCCGATTAAATGCGGCGCATATACTTTTTCAAGCGGATATTGTTTCTTTACCGCAAAGACGCCGGGAATATGTAATTGATTGATTTCTTGCATTTGTTCTTCGCTCAACACAAATGGATGGCCATCCATGGTCAACGTAAACGGTTCTTTTGCTTTTTGCAGTTGATCGATGATCGCATGCGCCGAAATGTGAAGAATGTTTGCCACTTGTTCTACCGGCCACTTCATCGTTTTTAAAAACGGAAATAGCACAAGCGATGGGATATATTGTTTCGTTAGCGGTTTCCCACTCCGGTCTATAAATATTCCCCTTCCGTCATCAATCATTAACTCTTGTGTCCGCTGTTTGACACTCTCTTCAATCAAATTGACGTGTTTTTCGGAAAACGACTCGGTGCTAACCAGTTGAACTTGAACAAGCCTGCCAATCAGAAGAAAAATGCCGGTTTGAATGAGAGCAAGCACTACTATTACTCGTTTTTTCCACATAAATAAAACACCTCATCTTCATTTTCGACGAGGTGTTTTATTTTGAAACCTATTTGACAGCAACAATTTTTACAACCATTTCTCCGCCTGGCGTTTGCACAGTGACTTCTTCGCCAACTTTTCTTCCAAGCAACGATTTGGCAATTGGGGAGTCGTTGGAAATTTTTCCTTCAAACGGATCGGCTTCGGCACTGCCAACAATCGTATACGTTTCTTCTTCTCCATCTGGCAGTTCAATAAACGTCACCGATTTTCCTAAGGAAACAACATCAGGATTTTCCTTGTCTTCTTCAATGATCACCGCATTGCGAATCATATTTTCTAATGTTTGGATGCGAGACTCAACAAATGCTTGTTCATCTTTTGCTGCGTCGTACTCGGAGTTCTCCGACAGGTCCCCGAACCCGCGGGCAATTTTAATGCGTTCGACTACTTCCTTCCGTTTTACTGTTTTTAAATATTCAAGCTCTTGTTCCAGTTTCTCTTTTCCCTCTTTTGTC is a window encoding:
- a CDS encoding YrhC family protein — encoded protein: MERQKKEWKEKAADYKMFAGVLLAVSVFLYIGTLLPTAAPEKKVYLLYFIVILLIGAFYFFQRAVKYIRLLREAEE
- a CDS encoding bifunctional cystathionine gamma-lyase/homocysteine desulfhydrase, with the protein product MRRKTKLIHGGISGDPHTGAVSVPIYQVSTYKQEGIGGHKGFEYSRTGNPTRHALEELIKDLEEGYAGFAFGSGMAAITAVMMLFNSGDHVILTDDVYGGTYRVMTKVLNRLGIQATFIDTSNLANIEKHIQPNTKALYIETPTNPLLKITDIQAASAIAKEHGLLTIVDNTFSTPYWQTPLALGADIVVHSATKYLGGHSDVVAGLAVVNSEELAEKLHFIQNSTGGILGPHDSWLLMRGIKTLGVRMEEHEENTRKIVEFLANHPAVQKVYYPGLETHPNYEIAKKQMRGFGGMVSFDVGSAEKADQVLNRVRYFTLAESLGAVESLISLPAKMTHASIPKERREQLGITDGLIRISVGLEDVEDLIEDLAQALHG
- a CDS encoding PLP-dependent cysteine synthase family protein, with translation MRVAKNVHELIGHTPVVEITQFSLPEGVRVFAKLEYFNPGGSIKDRLGQELLRDALETGKLKEGGTIIEPTAGNTGIGLALAAIGKNINVIFCVPEKFSIEKQQIMKALGATIIHTPTSEGMQGAIRKAQELAREIPNAYCPQQFANPANPRTYYKTLGPELWEDLDGQIDVFVAGAGSGGTFMGTATFLKEKNPKIKTVIVEPEGSILNGGEPGPHKTEGIGMEFLPDYMDRSYFDAIHTISDEDAFKRVKELAKKEGLLVGSSSGAAFHAALLEAEKAKPGTNIVVVFPDSSERYLSKNIYEGGI
- the mtnN gene encoding 5'-methylthioadenosine/S-adenosylhomocysteine nucleosidase, encoding MKVAIIGAMEEEVTILRDQMEGREETVIANCEFSTGRLNGIDVILLKSGIGKVNAAMATAILLERFRPNYVINTGSAGGFLATLNVGDIVISSEVVHHDVDVTAFGYEYGQVPGMPARYQADQTLIDIAKRAAQQINGVQVVTGLIATGDSFMNDPARVEFVRGKFPELCAVEMEAAAIAQVCTQFAVPFVIIRALSDIAGKESDVSFEQFLDTAAKHSADLVVSMLSLLQK
- a CDS encoding class I SAM-dependent methyltransferase, translated to MGREFLDLFEEWADSYDQFVEGYDEEYREVFANYDDILNTVADKAGNVVLEFGVGTGNLTKKLLEQGKTVYGIEPSEPMRKKAQEKLGAHVAIVDGDFLQFPLPPEPVDTIVSTYAFHHLTDEEKGEAIAKYGELLKKGDKIVFADTAFRDKQSFQRAVQEARARGFHNLADDLEREYYTTLDVLTKLFTEHGFSVTFTQKNAFVWVMEAVKQEK
- a CDS encoding YrzA family protein; amino-acid sequence: MNISLDLIEDKIEFFEADDLQTLEKKINEQIEHNKALLLHVHHVSHQMHVAENGKRFYSAVVHFKAKK
- a CDS encoding YrrS family protein, encoding MAKEIGPRFAQRAKRRKINRILNTAIAVVILLIVVVAWNLFSGGGSGSEAADAPVKTEAKKGNSKKKGDNEKKVEVEIGNKQQEKESNPSDNGDEANNSDEAKQKVIETPGPPGSNIEKEIVNPAWQPIGTTQSEPHVTQFKEDSVDWKEMLDAVSYATGLSQSDMIVWFIGNNGPNKAVATISTKDRTQRYKVYIEWVENQGWKPTKVQKLRR
- a CDS encoding peptidoglycan D,D-transpeptidase FtsI family protein; its protein translation is MWKKRVIVVLALIQTGIFLLIGRLVQVQLVSTESFSEKHVNLIEESVKQRTQELMIDDGRGIFIDRSGKPLTKQYIPSLVLFPFLKTMKWPVEQVANILHISAHAIIDQLQKAKEPFTLTMDGHPFVLSEEQMQEINQLHIPGVFAVKKQYPLEKVYAPHLIGFTRADSSLLHSRYPERHLSPHTEVGVQGLQKAFDEFLIPEGETKLLYHVDATGGPLFGLDVKYSDPSNPFYPVSVKTTIDRDLQKIAETVVDEHHLKKGGIVLLDIPTNSVLAMVSRPDMDPSDPYKNHGAENQMVLPQIPGSVFKTVVAAAALEKGIVSSTTTFDCSKKIDGITPDRNHDYGTLGFEESFAVSCNNAFATLGKKLVEQEPDILETYAKKLGLYPLAGWQGDVYHEKDFKQFPEERKGTIWHDERDKRVPLAVAQTSIGQKDVRVSPLAVANMMATIARNGEARQVRAVSEILYKNGTTFFTFPQKPISEEQPISPHTAHRLQELLRKVVTDEKGTGRRFQSLPYAVAGKSGTAETGKKLANEELVNKWFAGYFPADAPKYALVVVELDCHSSRTVTNDIFFDLVQKIYEFDKQDKKSE
- the greA gene encoding transcription elongation factor GreA translates to MANEKQYPMTKEGKEKLEQELEYLKTVKRKEVVERIKIARGFGDLSENSEYDAAKDEQAFVESRIQTLENMIRNAVIIEEDKENPDVVSLGKSVTFIELPDGEEETYTIVGSAEADPFEGKISNDSPIAKSLLGRKVGEEVTVQTPGGEMVVKIVAVK